A single region of the Lotus japonicus ecotype B-129 chromosome 4, LjGifu_v1.2 genome encodes:
- the LOC130715096 gene encoding uncharacterized protein LOC130715096, protein MSRFGSPQKTETSHSPSISTTSNSTSPSGGDGGGGGGDVVLKWGHRKRSRASRAATEDSHSSVHTKHRRINNTVPAPQGAKFSSASMPPPPLVSSAAASIGRGRKDSPRYLEDGSAAGSESPSRNGQKDARSAASKLCPSSAVERSTRRIPCSGSAKCQKPSGSSATTQASERVNGHGDSAASVQSQQEGRVPPAPAPSLTANGDKVTVQVIEWPRICISLSRKEKEDDFLAMKGTKIPQRPKKRAKNVDRTLQYCFPGMWLSDLTRSRYEVREKKSVKKQKRRGLKGMESLESESE, encoded by the exons ATGTCCCGTTTTGGTTCTCCTCAGAAAACTGAGACAAGTCACAGTCCCAGCATCAGCACCACCAGCAACAGCACAAGTCCAAGTGGCGGTgatggcggcggcggtggtggtgatgtGGTGCTGAAATGGGGACACAGAAAGAGATCAAGGGCTTCCAGAGCAGCCACAGAAGATTCACACTCTTCTGTTCACACCAAGCATAGGAGGATCAACAACACTGTTCCTGCCCCTCAGGGTGCCAAATTTTCCTCTGCATCCATGCCGCCACCGCCGCTtgtttcttctgctgctgcCTCCATTGGCAGAGGTAGAAAGGATAGCCCCAG GTACTTGGAAGATGGGTCTGCAGCTGGAAGTGAATCACCTTCAAGAAATGGCCAGAAGGATGCTAGATCTGCAGCATCAAAACTGTGTCCTTCTTCTGCTGTAGAAAGAAGTACCAGAAGGATACCTTGTTCTGGATCAGCAAAGTGTCAGAAACCAAGTGGATCTTCAGCAACAACACAAGCCTCTGAGAGAGTGAATGGTCATGGGGATTCTGCTGCCTCAGTACAATCTCAACAGGAAGGTAGGGTTCCCCCTGCTCCTGCTCCCTCACTCACTGCCAATGGAGACAAGGTCACTGTTCAAGTAATTGAGTGGCCAAGGATATGCATATCTCTCTCAAGaaaggagaaagaagatgacttTCTTGCCATGAAAGGGACAAAAATCCCTCAGAGACCAAAGAAGAGAGCAAAGAATGTTGACAGAACTCTACAG TACTGTTTTCCTGGAATGTGGCTATCAGACCTGACAAGGAGCAGGTATGAGGTTAGAGAAAAGAAGTCTGTGAAGAAG CAAAAACGGAGAGGCTTGAAAGGAATGGAAAGTTTGGAAAGTGAATCTGAGTAG